One genomic segment of Fusobacterium mortiferum ATCC 9817 includes these proteins:
- a CDS encoding opine metallophore biosynthesis dehydrogenase has product MENNNINNVLIFGNGPVALHLYLTLRKQGSNKVGLKIRDSLKAQKFYEELKKEQFILEGKVKTELPLIAYGNTEVKPIIQNYKEILDEWETFILATPCDAYSDLLENIQFTSLKKLKTIVLVSPELSSAYFIKILLEKRGRDDINIISFSNYFGATNLAEGTYTKIIINALKGKIYLASTNVNDTEILKWVKYLKNMEIEGVICKNPLIAESKNITIFVHSPFLFNDVSLNQIFLKDPQKRYIYKLYPEGPITKYSIQDMVNLYHEIMELYKKMKIETFNLLEFLNDSYPVLEESLHIDEIKSFMDKPKNEQIFLLYVRYCCILIDPYSVPDEEGKYFDFSKVEYSKIFLDKNNKWCIPRRPTEDYSKLNLLFYLSKYYNTTNSTMEKCLKKYELFYNGLLSEKGIENINESSYLHQRGDEAKNLYSYINNFIL; this is encoded by the coding sequence ATGGAAAATAATAATATTAATAATGTGTTAATTTTTGGAAATGGTCCAGTTGCTCTTCATTTATATCTAACTTTAAGAAAACAAGGTTCTAATAAAGTTGGTTTAAAAATTAGAGATAGTTTAAAAGCTCAAAAATTCTATGAAGAATTGAAAAAAGAACAATTCATTTTAGAAGGGAAAGTTAAAACTGAATTACCACTAATTGCTTATGGGAATACTGAAGTAAAACCTATTATTCAAAACTATAAAGAAATATTAGATGAATGGGAAACTTTTATTTTAGCAACTCCTTGTGATGCTTACTCTGACTTATTGGAAAATATCCAATTTACCTCACTAAAAAAATTGAAAACAATTGTTTTAGTTTCACCAGAATTAAGTTCTGCTTATTTTATTAAAATTCTGTTAGAAAAAAGAGGTAGAGATGATATTAATATTATTAGTTTTTCTAATTATTTTGGAGCAACTAATTTAGCAGAAGGAACTTATACTAAAATTATTATTAATGCCTTAAAAGGGAAGATTTATCTTGCTTCCACTAATGTAAATGATACAGAAATTTTAAAATGGGTAAAATATCTAAAAAATATGGAAATAGAAGGAGTTATTTGTAAAAATCCACTTATAGCTGAATCTAAAAATATAACTATTTTTGTTCATTCACCATTCTTATTTAATGATGTAAGTTTAAATCAAATTTTTCTTAAAGATCCTCAAAAAAGATATATTTATAAGCTATATCCAGAAGGACCTATTACAAAATATTCTATTCAAGACATGGTTAATTTATACCATGAAATTATGGAATTATATAAAAAAATGAAAATAGAAACCTTTAATTTATTAGAATTTTTAAATGATAGCTATCCTGTATTGGAAGAATCTTTACATATAGATGAAATTAAAAGTTTTATGGACAAGCCAAAAAATGAGCAGATATTTCTTCTTTATGTAAGATATTGTTGTATCCTAATAGATCCTTATTCAGTTCCTGATGAAGAAGGGAAGTATTTTGATTTTTCAAAAGTGGAATATTCTAAAATATTTTTAGATAAAAATAATAAATGGTGTATCCCACGTAGACCTACTGAAGATTATTCAAAATTAAATTTATTATTTTATTTAAGCAAATATTATAATACAACAAATAGTACAATGGAGAAGTGTTTAAAAAAATATGAATTATTTTATAATGGCTTACTTTCAGAAAAAGGAATAGAAAATATTAATGAAAGTAGCTATCTTCATCAAAGAGGAGATGAAGCTAAAAATTTATATTCTTATATAAATAATTTTATTCTTTAA
- the metK gene encoding methionine adenosyltransferase codes for MKNFNYFTSEFVSPGHPDKISDQIADSILDACLKDDPNSRVACEVFCTTGLVVVGGEITTSTYIDVQDIVRKKIDEIGYKPGMGFDSNCGVLNSIHAQSPDIAMGVDIGGAGDQGIMFGGAVRETEELMPLALVLSREILVRLTNMMKNEEIKWIRPDQKSQVTLAYDENGKIDHVDSIVVSVQHDEDVAHNEIEKTVIEKVVKPVLEKYNLSSENIKYYINPTGRFVIGGPHGDTGVTGRKIIVDTYGGYFRHGGGAFSGKDPSKVDRSAAYAARWVAKNVVAANLADKCEIQLSYAIGVPHPVSIKVETFGTSKVDEYKISEAISKIFDLSPRGIEKALELREGKFKYQNLAAYGHIGRTDIDTPWERLNKVEELIKYTNKC; via the coding sequence ATGAAAAATTTTAATTACTTTACATCAGAATTTGTATCTCCTGGACATCCTGATAAAATTTCTGATCAAATAGCCGATTCCATTTTAGATGCTTGTCTAAAAGATGATCCAAATTCAAGAGTTGCTTGTGAAGTTTTTTGTACTACTGGTTTAGTTGTTGTAGGAGGAGAAATAACAACTTCAACATATATAGATGTACAAGATATAGTTAGAAAAAAAATAGATGAAATTGGTTATAAACCTGGAATGGGATTTGATTCTAACTGTGGAGTTTTAAATAGTATTCATGCACAATCACCAGATATTGCTATGGGCGTTGATATCGGTGGTGCTGGTGATCAAGGAATAATGTTTGGTGGTGCTGTTCGAGAAACAGAAGAACTTATGCCTCTTGCACTTGTCTTATCAAGAGAGATATTAGTTAGACTTACTAATATGATGAAAAATGAAGAAATAAAATGGATAAGACCAGATCAAAAATCACAAGTTACTTTAGCTTATGATGAAAATGGAAAAATTGATCATGTAGATTCTATAGTTGTTTCAGTACAACATGATGAAGATGTTGCACATAACGAAATTGAAAAAACTGTTATAGAGAAAGTTGTTAAACCAGTTTTAGAAAAATATAATTTAAGTTCTGAAAATATAAAATACTATATCAATCCTACTGGAAGATTTGTAATTGGAGGACCTCATGGAGATACAGGTGTTACTGGTAGAAAAATTATAGTTGATACTTATGGTGGATATTTTAGACATGGTGGAGGAGCTTTCTCTGGTAAAGATCCTTCAAAAGTTGATAGATCAGCTGCTTATGCTGCTAGATGGGTGGCTAAAAATGTTGTGGCAGCCAATCTTGCAGATAAATGTGAAATTCAATTATCTTATGCAATAGGTGTTCCTCACCCTGTATCTATTAAAGTTGAAACTTTTGGTACTTCAAAAGTTGATGAATATAAAATTTCTGAGGCTATTTCAAAAATTTTTGATTTATCTCCAAGAGGAATAGAAAAAGCTCTTGAATTGAGAGAAGGAAAATTCAAATATCAAAATTTAGCAGCTTACGGACATATTGGAAGAACTGATATTGATACTCCTTGGGAAAGATTGAACAAAGTTGAAGAATTGATAAAATACACCAATAAATGTTAA